The following coding sequences lie in one Anguilla rostrata isolate EN2019 chromosome 8, ASM1855537v3, whole genome shotgun sequence genomic window:
- the LOC135260307 gene encoding transmembrane protein 108-like, translating into MTTSLQVLCCRLLSVLVILVLPAGRVSQELRPSGPPPVPPNPTMAPSPDAPGWWEFSGRGGVRSASLPASHAPADPHSGPLVRQSGTHHPPVRAGQDFTDSGRSYYASELQPSSSSPSLASATSSSSSSALKQEAELRGPASPTLELVRPHPITLREAGAFPSDGGTATPLSSISTPTFRLLDIAATGSDITTTDVSPDSSSADGAGGSSLAPVPSPGSTVSRSRGEEPPGGVASVTTEPPASPTDNLQNRLFPAANQTDWAPVVCLSRVDIVWMVLAITVPVATCSVLLTVCCMRKRKRKKASGQESSLSYWNDAITMDYFSRHAVELPREIQPLETP; encoded by the exons gtgtgctggTGATCCTGGTGCTGCCGGCAGGACGGGTGTCTCAGGAGCTGCGCCCCAGCGGGCCGCCGCCGGTCCCGCCGAACCCCACCATGGCCCCCTCCCCGGACGCCCCGGGCTGGTGGGAGTTtagcgggaggggcggggttcgCTCGGCCAGCCTGCCTGCCTCGCACGCGCCCGCCGACCCCCACAGTGGACCCCTCGTCCGACAGTCTGGTACTCACCATCCTCCTGTAAGGGCAGGCCAAGACTTCACGGACTCTGGAAGGTCTTACTACGCCTCTGAACTGcagccttcctcctcctcaccctctctcGCCTCTGCCACATcaagctcctcctcctcagcgttgaaacaggaagcagagctccgaggccccgcctcccccacgCTGGAGCTCGTCCGGCCCCACCCCATCACCCTTCGCGAGGCGGGTGCTTTCCCGTCTGACGGCGGGACCGCCACGCCCCtttcctccatctccaccccGACCTTCCGCTTGCTCGACATCGCTgcgacaggaagtgacatcacaaccaCGGACGTTTCCCCTGACAGCAGCTCGGCGGACGGCGCCGGCGGCTCCAGCCTCGCGCCCGTCCCGAGCCCTGGCAGCACCGTGTCCCGCTccaggggggaggagccaccggggggcgtggcctctgtTACCACGGAGCCACCCGCCAGTCCCACGGACAACCTCCAAAACAGACTCTtcccagcagccaatcagacggaCTGGGCCCCGGTGGTCTGCCTGAGCAGGGTGGACATCGTGTGGATGGTGCTGGCCATCACTGTgcctgtcgccacctgct ccgTCCTCCTCACGGTGTGCTgcatgaggaagaggaagaggaagaaggccTCGGGCCAGGAGAGCAGCCTGAGCTACTGGAACGACGCCATCACCATGGACTACTTCAGCCGCCACGCGGTGGAGCTGCCCCGGGAGATCCAGCCCCTGGAGACGCCGTAA
- the bfsp2 gene encoding phakinin isoform X1 gives MPLPRRRSSFLGQSAAPPLPERAAGAIAAAATAAPRGVFVGTVPAPLGAGVSGLGARVSRRALGISSVFMQGMRSSAAPVPPQQGGRGQRHPAFESLNGCLLEYRDKVRALEQLNQQLEEQIRRCLDRKASSAGNWGALRQDWEDIYRQVSEAILDNARLMLQTENVQASAEDFKDRYENEQPFRKAVEEEINSLYKVIDDANLTKTELESQIDSMKAELGDLDRAYEEEVRALYKQLAGPQENEPGAPIETSLDQILGYIRSHWERAIERNRAETDAYLELKQTDSPTTKLTREEEEIEGLKSECNDSGCKIQSLQAETESLRALKRGLENSLSDARHWHAIELQNLGSVIGKLEAELGDIRGDVEQQRRDYETLLGNKVRLELEIGTYHGILDGEESRQQPSMWSGGPEEGEVLSEPAPSDPNSAPQPEEGSNPPSNLQEN, from the exons ATGCCTCTGCCGAGACGTCGATCCTCCTTCCTGGGCCAGTCGGCGGCCCCTCCCCTGCCGGAGCGGGCAGCGGGCgccatcgccgccgccgccaccgccgccccgCGCGGCGTGTTCGTGGGCACCGTGCCCGCTCCCCTGGGCGCCGGCGTGAGCGGCCTGGGCGCGCGGGTGTCGCGGCGGGCGCTGGGCATCAGCAGCGTCTTCATGCAGGGCATGCGCAGCTCGGCCGCGCCCGTCCCGCCGCAGCAGGGCGGGCGCGGGCAGCGCCACCCGGCCTTCGAGAGCCTGAACGGCTGCCTGCTGGAGTACAGGGACAAGGTGCGCGCCCTGGAGCAGCTCAaccagcagctggaggagcagatACGCCGCTGCCTGGACCGCAAGGCCTCCAGCGCCGGGAACTGGGGCGCCCTGCGCCAGGACTGGGAGGACATCTACCGGCAG GTGAGCGAGGCCATCCTGGACAATGCCCGGCTCATGCTCCAGACAGAGAACGTCCAGGCCAGTGCCGAGGACTTCAAGGACAG ATATGAGAATGAGCAGCCCTTCCGTAAGGCTGTGGAGGAGGAGATCAACTCTCTGTACAAGGTGATCGATGATGCCAATCTGACCAAGACTGAACTGGAGAGTCAGATTGATAGCATGAAGGCGGAGCTGGGGGACCTGGATAGGGCCTATGAAGAg GAAGTGAGAGCTCTGTACAAGCAGCTGGCTGGCCCACAGGAAAATGAGCCGGGCGCCCCCATCGAGACCAGCCTGGACCAGATCCTGGGCTACATCCGCTCCCACTGGGAGAGAGCCATCGAGAGGAACCGGGCTGAGACCGACGCCTACCTTGAGCTCAAG cagacagacagtccGACCACCAAGCTGACtcgtgaggaggaggagatagAGGGCCTGAAGAGCGAGTGCAACGACTCCGGCTGCAAGATCCAGAGCCTGCAGGCCGAGACCGAGTCCCTCAGAGCTCTG AAGCGTGGCCTGGAGAACTCCCTGAGCGACGCCCGGCACTGGCACGCCATCGAGCTGCAGAACCTGGGCTCCGTCATCGGcaagctggaggcggagctcgGCGACATCCGCGGCGACGTCGAGCAGCAGCGCCGCGACTACGAGACGCTGCTCGGCAACAAGGTGCGGCTGGAGCTGGAGATCGGGACCTACCACGGCATTCTGGACGGGGAGGAGAGCAGACAGCAGCCCTCGAT GTGGTCAGGAGGTCCAGAGGAGGGTGAGGTTCTGTCAGAACCCGCACCCTCAGACCCAAATAGTGCTCCACAGCCTGAAG AAGGATCCAATCCACCGAGTAACCTACAGGAGAACTAG
- the bfsp2 gene encoding phakinin isoform X2 yields MPLPRRRSSFLGQSAAPPLPERAAGAIAAAATAAPRGVFVGTVPAPLGAGVSGLGARVSRRALGISSVFMQGMRSSAAPVPPQQGGRGQRHPAFESLNGCLLEYRDKVRALEQLNQQLEEQIRRCLDRKASSAGNWGALRQDWEDIYRQVSEAILDNARLMLQTENVQASAEDFKDRYENEQPFRKAVEEEINSLYKVIDDANLTKTELESQIDSMKAELGDLDRAYEEEVRALYKQLAGPQENEPGAPIETSLDQILGYIRSHWERAIERNRAETDAYLELKQTDSPTTKLTREEEEIEGLKSECNDSGCKIQSLQAETESLRALKRGLENSLSDARHWHAIELQNLGSVIGKLEAELGDIRGDVEQQRRDYETLLGNKVRLELEIGTYHGILDGEESRQQPSIRIQSTE; encoded by the exons ATGCCTCTGCCGAGACGTCGATCCTCCTTCCTGGGCCAGTCGGCGGCCCCTCCCCTGCCGGAGCGGGCAGCGGGCgccatcgccgccgccgccaccgccgccccgCGCGGCGTGTTCGTGGGCACCGTGCCCGCTCCCCTGGGCGCCGGCGTGAGCGGCCTGGGCGCGCGGGTGTCGCGGCGGGCGCTGGGCATCAGCAGCGTCTTCATGCAGGGCATGCGCAGCTCGGCCGCGCCCGTCCCGCCGCAGCAGGGCGGGCGCGGGCAGCGCCACCCGGCCTTCGAGAGCCTGAACGGCTGCCTGCTGGAGTACAGGGACAAGGTGCGCGCCCTGGAGCAGCTCAaccagcagctggaggagcagatACGCCGCTGCCTGGACCGCAAGGCCTCCAGCGCCGGGAACTGGGGCGCCCTGCGCCAGGACTGGGAGGACATCTACCGGCAG GTGAGCGAGGCCATCCTGGACAATGCCCGGCTCATGCTCCAGACAGAGAACGTCCAGGCCAGTGCCGAGGACTTCAAGGACAG ATATGAGAATGAGCAGCCCTTCCGTAAGGCTGTGGAGGAGGAGATCAACTCTCTGTACAAGGTGATCGATGATGCCAATCTGACCAAGACTGAACTGGAGAGTCAGATTGATAGCATGAAGGCGGAGCTGGGGGACCTGGATAGGGCCTATGAAGAg GAAGTGAGAGCTCTGTACAAGCAGCTGGCTGGCCCACAGGAAAATGAGCCGGGCGCCCCCATCGAGACCAGCCTGGACCAGATCCTGGGCTACATCCGCTCCCACTGGGAGAGAGCCATCGAGAGGAACCGGGCTGAGACCGACGCCTACCTTGAGCTCAAG cagacagacagtccGACCACCAAGCTGACtcgtgaggaggaggagatagAGGGCCTGAAGAGCGAGTGCAACGACTCCGGCTGCAAGATCCAGAGCCTGCAGGCCGAGACCGAGTCCCTCAGAGCTCTG AAGCGTGGCCTGGAGAACTCCCTGAGCGACGCCCGGCACTGGCACGCCATCGAGCTGCAGAACCTGGGCTCCGTCATCGGcaagctggaggcggagctcgGCGACATCCGCGGCGACGTCGAGCAGCAGCGCCGCGACTACGAGACGCTGCTCGGCAACAAGGTGCGGCTGGAGCTGGAGATCGGGACCTACCACGGCATTCTGGACGGGGAGGAGAGCAGACAGCAGCCCTCGAT AAGGATCCAATCCACCGAGTAA
- the LOC135260728 gene encoding protein CDV3 homolog isoform X2 yields the protein MADITSACPEKSLDDFFAKRDKKKKKEKGKGKEQAPTPGPVTSKKNKKEKEKPTKNENQDTQVEKEDAEWKEFEQKEVDYSGLRLQAMQLDEKEEEEYEKEEVGEDGEIILVSGDKMSGPWNKPGYAPVAAPPVVEVEAPEPKPAGVYRPPGARLGPAKKGPTQGPPEITSDAQFPSLSSTAKHVETRRDREMEKTFEVVKHRSRAREEGGGASAQQLQLDNQYSILGDK from the exons ATGGCGGATATTACTAGTGCTTGTCCTGAGAAGAGCTTGGACGACTTCTTTGCCAAGCgagataaaaagaagaaaaaggaaaaaggaaaggggAAGGAGCAAGCACCGACACCGGGACCTGTAACTtcgaaaaagaacaaaaaggaaaaggagaagcCAACCAAAAACGAGAATCAAGACACGCAGGTAGAGAAG GAGGACGCGGAGTGGAAGGAGTTCGAGCAGAAGGAAGTGGACTACAGCGGGCTGCGGTTGCAAGCTATGCAGCT CGatgagaaggaggaagaggagtatGAGAAGGAAGAGGTGGGTGAGGACGGAGAGATCATCCTGGTCAGCGGGGACAAAATGTCCGGCCCGTGGAACAAGCCCGGATACGCCCCCGTGGCGGCCCCGCCCGTGG TGGAGGTGGAGGCCCCCGAGCCCAAGCCTGCGGGGGTGTACCGGCCCCCCGGGGCCCGACTGGGGCCCGCAAAGAAGGGCCCGACCCAGGGGCCCCCGGAGATCACCAGCGACGCCCAGTTCCCCTCGCTTTCGTCCACGGCCAAACACGTGGAGACCCGCAG GGACAGGGAGATGGAGAAGACCTTTGAGGTGGTGAAGCACAGGAGCCGAGCCCGGGaggaaggaggcggagcctctgcacagcagctgcagctggacaACCAGTATTCCATCCTCGGGGACAagtaa
- the LOC135260728 gene encoding protein CDV3 homolog isoform X1, whose product MADITSACPEKSLDDFFAKRDKKKKKEKGKGKEQAPTPGPVTSKKNKKEKEKPTKNENQDTQVEKEDAEWKEFEQKEVDYSGLRLQAMQLNDEKEEEEYEKEEVGEDGEIILVSGDKMSGPWNKPGYAPVAAPPVVEVEAPEPKPAGVYRPPGARLGPAKKGPTQGPPEITSDAQFPSLSSTAKHVETRRDREMEKTFEVVKHRSRAREEGGGASAQQLQLDNQYSILGDK is encoded by the exons ATGGCGGATATTACTAGTGCTTGTCCTGAGAAGAGCTTGGACGACTTCTTTGCCAAGCgagataaaaagaagaaaaaggaaaaaggaaaggggAAGGAGCAAGCACCGACACCGGGACCTGTAACTtcgaaaaagaacaaaaaggaaaaggagaagcCAACCAAAAACGAGAATCAAGACACGCAGGTAGAGAAG GAGGACGCGGAGTGGAAGGAGTTCGAGCAGAAGGAAGTGGACTACAGCGGGCTGCGGTTGCAAGCTATGCAGCTGAA CGatgagaaggaggaagaggagtatGAGAAGGAAGAGGTGGGTGAGGACGGAGAGATCATCCTGGTCAGCGGGGACAAAATGTCCGGCCCGTGGAACAAGCCCGGATACGCCCCCGTGGCGGCCCCGCCCGTGG TGGAGGTGGAGGCCCCCGAGCCCAAGCCTGCGGGGGTGTACCGGCCCCCCGGGGCCCGACTGGGGCCCGCAAAGAAGGGCCCGACCCAGGGGCCCCCGGAGATCACCAGCGACGCCCAGTTCCCCTCGCTTTCGTCCACGGCCAAACACGTGGAGACCCGCAG GGACAGGGAGATGGAGAAGACCTTTGAGGTGGTGAAGCACAGGAGCCGAGCCCGGGaggaaggaggcggagcctctgcacagcagctgcagctggacaACCAGTATTCCATCCTCGGGGACAagtaa
- the LOC135260728 gene encoding protein CDV3 homolog isoform X4: protein MADITSACPEKSLDDFFAKRDKKKKKEKGKGKEQAPTPGPVTSKKNKKEKEKPTKNENQDTQEDAEWKEFEQKEVDYSGLRLQAMQLDEKEEEEYEKEEVGEDGEIILVSGDKMSGPWNKPGYAPVAAPPVVEVEAPEPKPAGVYRPPGARLGPAKKGPTQGPPEITSDAQFPSLSSTAKHVETRRDREMEKTFEVVKHRSRAREEGGGASAQQLQLDNQYSILGDK from the exons ATGGCGGATATTACTAGTGCTTGTCCTGAGAAGAGCTTGGACGACTTCTTTGCCAAGCgagataaaaagaagaaaaaggaaaaaggaaaggggAAGGAGCAAGCACCGACACCGGGACCTGTAACTtcgaaaaagaacaaaaaggaaaaggagaagcCAACCAAAAACGAGAATCAAGACACGCAG GAGGACGCGGAGTGGAAGGAGTTCGAGCAGAAGGAAGTGGACTACAGCGGGCTGCGGTTGCAAGCTATGCAGCT CGatgagaaggaggaagaggagtatGAGAAGGAAGAGGTGGGTGAGGACGGAGAGATCATCCTGGTCAGCGGGGACAAAATGTCCGGCCCGTGGAACAAGCCCGGATACGCCCCCGTGGCGGCCCCGCCCGTGG TGGAGGTGGAGGCCCCCGAGCCCAAGCCTGCGGGGGTGTACCGGCCCCCCGGGGCCCGACTGGGGCCCGCAAAGAAGGGCCCGACCCAGGGGCCCCCGGAGATCACCAGCGACGCCCAGTTCCCCTCGCTTTCGTCCACGGCCAAACACGTGGAGACCCGCAG GGACAGGGAGATGGAGAAGACCTTTGAGGTGGTGAAGCACAGGAGCCGAGCCCGGGaggaaggaggcggagcctctgcacagcagctgcagctggacaACCAGTATTCCATCCTCGGGGACAagtaa
- the LOC135260728 gene encoding protein CDV3 homolog isoform X3, with translation MADITSACPEKSLDDFFAKRDKKKKKEKGKGKEQAPTPGPVTSKKNKKEKEKPTKNENQDTQEDAEWKEFEQKEVDYSGLRLQAMQLNDEKEEEEYEKEEVGEDGEIILVSGDKMSGPWNKPGYAPVAAPPVVEVEAPEPKPAGVYRPPGARLGPAKKGPTQGPPEITSDAQFPSLSSTAKHVETRRDREMEKTFEVVKHRSRAREEGGGASAQQLQLDNQYSILGDK, from the exons ATGGCGGATATTACTAGTGCTTGTCCTGAGAAGAGCTTGGACGACTTCTTTGCCAAGCgagataaaaagaagaaaaaggaaaaaggaaaggggAAGGAGCAAGCACCGACACCGGGACCTGTAACTtcgaaaaagaacaaaaaggaaaaggagaagcCAACCAAAAACGAGAATCAAGACACGCAG GAGGACGCGGAGTGGAAGGAGTTCGAGCAGAAGGAAGTGGACTACAGCGGGCTGCGGTTGCAAGCTATGCAGCTGAA CGatgagaaggaggaagaggagtatGAGAAGGAAGAGGTGGGTGAGGACGGAGAGATCATCCTGGTCAGCGGGGACAAAATGTCCGGCCCGTGGAACAAGCCCGGATACGCCCCCGTGGCGGCCCCGCCCGTGG TGGAGGTGGAGGCCCCCGAGCCCAAGCCTGCGGGGGTGTACCGGCCCCCCGGGGCCCGACTGGGGCCCGCAAAGAAGGGCCCGACCCAGGGGCCCCCGGAGATCACCAGCGACGCCCAGTTCCCCTCGCTTTCGTCCACGGCCAAACACGTGGAGACCCGCAG GGACAGGGAGATGGAGAAGACCTTTGAGGTGGTGAAGCACAGGAGCCGAGCCCGGGaggaaggaggcggagcctctgcacagcagctgcagctggacaACCAGTATTCCATCCTCGGGGACAagtaa
- the klhl18 gene encoding kelch-like protein 18 isoform X2 has product MFTNDMMECKQDEIVMQGMDPSALEALINFAYNGHVAIDQQNVQALLIGASFLQLQNVKDACCSFLRERLHPKNCLGVRQFAETMMCTTLYDAANSFVHQHFVEVSMSEEFLSLRSEEVLELVGCDELNVKAEEQVFEAVLAWVRHEQEEREPRLPELLSKTRLPLCRPQFLADRVQQDELVRCCHKCRDLVDEAKDYHLMPERRPHLPAFKTRQRCCTSIAGLIYAVGGLNSAGDSLNVVEVFDPIGNCWERCQPMSTARSRVGVAVVNGLLYAIGGYDGQSRLSTVEVYNPETDTWTRVASMNSQRSAMGTVVVDGHIYVCGGYDGKSSLNSVECYSPEADRWTLVTEMSASRSAAGVTLFDGRIFVSGGHDGLQIFNTVEYYNQHTASWHPVVGMMNKRCRHGAAALGSQLYVAGGYDGSGFLSGAEVYSSAADQWSHLVAMGTRRSRVSLVANCGRLYAVGGYDGQSNLGSVEAYDPENNRWTFMAPMVCHEGGVGVGCIPLQPA; this is encoded by the exons ATGTTCACCAACGACATGATGGAGTGCAAGCAGGACGAGATCGTCATGCAGGGCATGGACCCCAG TGCCCTGGAAGCCCTGATAAACTTCGCGTATAACGGCCACGTGGCCATCGACCAGCAGAACGTGCAGGCGCTCCTCATCGGCGCCAGCTTCCTGCAGCTACAGAATGTCAAGGACGCCTGCTGCTCCTTCCTCCGAGAAAG GCTCCACCCCAAGAACTGCCTGGGCGTGCGGCAGTTCGCGGAGACCATGATGTGCACCACGCTGTACGACGCGGCCAACAGCTTCGTGCACCAGCACTTCGTGGAGGTGTCCATGTCGGAGGAGTTCCTGAGCCTGCGGTCGGAGGAGGTTCTGGAGCTGGTCGGCTGCGACGAGCTCAACGTCAAAGCCGAGGAGCAG gtgtttGAGGCGGTGCTGGCGTGGGTGCGGCACGAGCAGGAGGAACGGGAACCCCGGCTCCCCGAGCTGCTGTCCAAAACGCGCCTGCCCCTCTGCCGCCCCCAGTTCCTGGCTGACCGCGTGCAGCAGGACGAGCTGGTCCGCTGCTGCCACAAGTgcag GGACCTGGTGGACGAAGCCAAAGATTACCACCTGATGCCAGAAcgccgcccccacctccccgcctTCAAAACCCGGCAGCGGTGCTGCACCTCCATAGCGGGTCTCATATACGCTGTGGGGGGGCTGAACAGTGCAG GTGACTCGTTGAATGTAGTGGAGGTCTTTGACCCGATCGGGAACTGCTGGGAGCGCTGTCAGCCAATGAGCACCGCTCGGAGCCgcgtgggcgtggccgtggtCAACGGGCTGCTCTACGCCATCGGCGGATACGACGGCCAATCGCGGCTCAGCACGGTGGAAGTGTACAACCCGGAGACGGACACGTGGACGCGGGTGGCCAGCATGAACAGCCAGCGCAG TGCGATGGGCACCGTGGTGGTGGACGGACACATCTACGTGTGCGGAGGCTACGATGGCAAATCCTCTCTCAATTCAGTGGAGTGCTACTCTCCAGAAGCAGACAG GTGGACGTTAGTGACAGAGATGAGCGCGAGCCGCAGTGCAGCCGGCGTGACTCTGTTCGACGGCAGGATCTTCGTTTCCGGCGGCCATGACGGTCTACAGATCTTCAACACG GTGGAGTACTACAATCAGCACACAGCCTCGTGGCACCCCGTGGTGGGAATGATGAACAAGCGGTGTCGGCACGGCGCGGCGGCCCTGGGCAGCCAGCTGTACGTCGCCGGGGGCTACGACGGCTCGGGGTTCCTCAGCGGCGCGGAGGTGTACAGCTCGGCGGCGGACCAGTGGAGCCACCTGGTGGCCATGGGCACGCGGCGCAGCCGGGTGTCGCTGGTGGCGAACTGCGGCCGGCTGTACGCGGTGGGCGGCTACGACGGGCAGTCCAACCTCGGCTCGGTGGAGGCGTACGACCCCGAGAACAACCGCTGGACGTTCATGGCGCCCATGGTGTGCCACGAGGGCGGGGTCGGCGTGGGCTGCATACCGCTGCAGCCGGCCTAG